The DNA region GCCGCTGTGTCCAAGGAGCCCGTGCCGCGAACCCTGCCGCAGCGGCGGCGTGGCACCGGCGCCCGCAAACAGTTCACGGCCTGGCTGTTCCTCGTCCCCGCGCTGCTGGTCTTCGGGCTCTTCGCCTGGTGGCCGATCGTGCGCAGCCTGCTGCTCAGCTTCCAGAAGACCAACCTCGTCGAGCCCGCGGTCTGGGTCGGCCTGGACAACTTCCGTACGCTCTTCGACGATCCGCTGCTCGGCACCGCCGTCGGGAACACTCTGTTCTTCGTGGTCCTCGGCCTGCTGATCGGCTTCCCGGCGCCACTGATCCTGGCCGCGATCATGTCGACGGTGCGGCGCGGCGCAGGCGTCTACCGCTTCCTGGTGTATCTGCCGGTGGTCATCCCGCCCGTCGTGGCGATCCTGCTCTGGAAGTGGTTCTACGATCCCGGGAGCGGGCTCTTCAACAACGTCCTCGGCAAAGTCGGGCTCGGCCCGTACTCGTGGCTGGAGTCCTCCGACAGCGCCATGCTCTCGCTGGTCCTGGAGGCCACCTGGGCGGGCATGGGCGGCGCCGTCCTGATCTACCTCGCGGCAATGGTCGGCATCCCCGGCGAACTCTATGAGGCCGCCGAGGTGGACGGCGCCGGTATCTGGCGACGGATCTGGCATGTGATGCTGCCCCAACTCCGGTCTGTCATCGGCTTGTTGCTACTTGTTC from Streptomyces sp. NBC_01591 includes:
- a CDS encoding carbohydrate ABC transporter permease, which encodes MALLTPSRRPAAVSKEPVPRTLPQRRRGTGARKQFTAWLFLVPALLVFGLFAWWPIVRSLLLSFQKTNLVEPAVWVGLDNFRTLFDDPLLGTAVGNTLFFVVLGLLIGFPAPLILAAIMSTVRRGAGVYRFLVYLPVVIPPVVAILLWKWFYDPGSGLFNNVLGKVGLGPYSWLESSDSAMLSLVLEATWAGMGGAVLIYLAAMVGIPGELYEAAEVDGAGIWRRIWHVMLPQLRSVIGLLLLVQLINTVQVFTEPYVFTGGGPENSTLTVLLLIFRYAFQDGEYGQAAALSFLMVLALALLSAVYLRATRSWSTS